A DNA window from Onthophagus taurus isolate NC chromosome 1, IU_Otau_3.0, whole genome shotgun sequence contains the following coding sequences:
- the LOC111428834 gene encoding uncharacterized protein isoform X1: MSHRVHGTANNMNIDVVHCEGYATRLQQRKKQDVHGGKAQPMMAITRGERATSRPKSVIQQLQQSQQVSRPRTTNVRRPNEAFKSEPTTSSVVHKELYTDNPALVEVTVKTHNIKQRSRSNSVNKREPWSKLLKNEGSYENVSSFTNFDPIRTLHFIAKELHSKLLDSLPNDKSIQQMVIDMQVALSRIPPEVASCVALHLDSPPVNMVQKETSTESLKYAPYYDDIPIQVVKAPTFDKSCQTIRTNYIEADKFQKHLEESSAKIETACKQMENVCTRLKSEKEELEIMLRAEKETVKFLRKQMEECEYEKTEATNTKLITLQQERDSYHLQVKRLKAQIESNQSNSAQELKAVVQELRKQKTLADEQIALLNHNLTLTTMEKEKFVAILSARDRQIKEIRGEMSQLQEVVNEQLADLQNSPSSITSSITNITNDWMNKNKDITQNSDTTVQEPLAHHMYREKVFRECPSGDSTMVFKERERKDVHKKMDQPNEIQSNIRDMFAEIKKQALMVTTNHEDEGFRQEQPR, translated from the exons atgtcTCATCGAGTACACGGTACCGCGAATAACATGAATATTGACGTCGTACACTGCGAAGGTTACGCCACGAGACTTCAACAACGCAAGAAACAAGACGTACATGGTGGTAAAGCGCAGCCCATGATGGCAATAACGAGGGGCGAACGAGCCACTTCTAGACCGAAATCAGTCATCCAGCAGTTGCAGCAATCACAACAAGTGTCGCGACCGAGAACTACCAACGTCCGTAGACCAAATGAGGCCTTCAAAAGTGAACCAACAACCAGTAGCGTAGTCCACAAAGAATTGTATACTGATAATCCAGCCCTTGTCGAGGTTACAGTGAAAACTCACAATATAAAACAACGTTCCAGGTCGAATAGTGTAAATAAACGCGAACCGTGGAGTAAACTGTTGAAGAATGAGGGAAGTTATGAAAATGTTTCTTCTTTTACGAACTTTGACCCGATTCGGACGTTACATTTTATAGCTAAAGAGTTACATAGCAAGTTATTAGATAGTTTACCAA ACGATAAAAGCATTCAACAAATGGTAATAGACATGCAAGTAGCTTTAAGTAGAATTCCTCCAGAAGTAGCATCATGTGTAGCTCTACATTTAGACAGCCCACCTGTAAATATGGTACAAAAAGAAACATCCACAGAAAGCCTTAAATATGCACCTTAC tatgACGACATCCCAATACAAGTTGTAAAAGCACCAACGTTTGATAAAAGTTGTCAAACAATAAGAACAAATTACATAGAAGcagataaatttcaaaaacatttagaAGAAAGTTCAGCTAAAATTGAAACCGCATGTAAACAAATGGAAAATGTTTGTACTCGCTTAAAAtcagaaaaagaagaattagAAATTATGTTAAGAGCCGAAAAAGAAACCGTTAAGTTTTTAAGGAAACAAATGGAGGAATGTGAAtatgaaaaa ACTGAAGctacaaatacaaaattaataacactTCAACAAGAACGAGATAGTTATCACTTACAagtaaaaagattaaaagctCAAATAGAATCTAATCAATCAAATTCAGCTCAAGAGTTAAAAGCTGTTGTACAAGAATTGcgtaaacaaaaaactttagCAGATGAACAAATAGCGcttttaaatcataatttaaCATTGACCACCATGGAAAAGGAAAAATTTGTTGCAATCCTTTCAGCTAGAGATAGGCAAATCAAGGAAATACGAGGCGAAATGTCGCAATTGCAAGAAGTCGTAAACGAGCAGTTGGCAGATCTCCAAAATTCACCTTCCTCCATAACTTCAAGCATCACGAATATTACAA atgattggatgaataaaaataaagatattacTCAAAATTCGGACACTACAGTTCAAGAACCACTAGCTCATCATATGTATAGAGAAAAAGTATTTAGAGAGTGTCCATCTGGTGATAGTACAATGGTTTTTAAAGAGAGAGAGCGAAAAGATGTTCATAAAaaa ATGGACCAACCGAATGAAATTCAAAGTAATATTCGAGATATGTTtgctgaaataaaaaaacaagcTCTTATGGTGACCACAAATCATGAGGACGAAGGTTTTCGGCAAGAACAACCCAGATGA
- the LOC111428834 gene encoding uncharacterized protein isoform X2, with protein sequence MANIDRRNYFLSTLIESLIASTPNLTSGYATRLQQRKKQDVHGGKAQPMMAITRGERATSRPKSVIQQLQQSQQVSRPRTTNVRRPNEAFKSEPTTSSVVHKELYTDNPALVEVTVKTHNIKQRSRSNSVNKREPWSKLLKNEGSYENVSSFTNFDPIRTLHFIAKELHSKLLDSLPNDKSIQQMVIDMQVALSRIPPEVASCVALHLDSPPVNMVQKETSTESLKYAPYVKEYDDIPIQVVKAPTFDKSCQTIRTNYIEADKFQKHLEESSAKIETACKQMENVCTRLKSEKEELEIMLRAEKETVKFLRKQMEECEYEKTEATNTKLITLQQERDSYHLQVKRLKAQIESNQSNSAQELKAVVQELRKQKTLADEQIALLNHNLTLTTMEKEKFVAILSARDRQIKEIRGEMSQLQEVVNEQLADLQNSPSSITSSITNITNDWMNKNKDITQNSDTTVQEPLAHHMYREKVFRECPSGDSTMVFKERERKDVHKKMDQPNEIQSNIRDMFAEIKKQALMVTTNHEDEGFRQEQPR encoded by the exons ATGGCAAATATTGATCggagaaattattttttaagtactCTAATTGAGAGTTTAATTGCTTCCACTCCAAATTTAACTTCCG GTTACGCCACGAGACTTCAACAACGCAAGAAACAAGACGTACATGGTGGTAAAGCGCAGCCCATGATGGCAATAACGAGGGGCGAACGAGCCACTTCTAGACCGAAATCAGTCATCCAGCAGTTGCAGCAATCACAACAAGTGTCGCGACCGAGAACTACCAACGTCCGTAGACCAAATGAGGCCTTCAAAAGTGAACCAACAACCAGTAGCGTAGTCCACAAAGAATTGTATACTGATAATCCAGCCCTTGTCGAGGTTACAGTGAAAACTCACAATATAAAACAACGTTCCAGGTCGAATAGTGTAAATAAACGCGAACCGTGGAGTAAACTGTTGAAGAATGAGGGAAGTTATGAAAATGTTTCTTCTTTTACGAACTTTGACCCGATTCGGACGTTACATTTTATAGCTAAAGAGTTACATAGCAAGTTATTAGATAGTTTACCAA ACGATAAAAGCATTCAACAAATGGTAATAGACATGCAAGTAGCTTTAAGTAGAATTCCTCCAGAAGTAGCATCATGTGTAGCTCTACATTTAGACAGCCCACCTGTAAATATGGTACAAAAAGAAACATCCACAGAAAGCCTTAAATATGCACCTTACGTAAAAGAA tatgACGACATCCCAATACAAGTTGTAAAAGCACCAACGTTTGATAAAAGTTGTCAAACAATAAGAACAAATTACATAGAAGcagataaatttcaaaaacatttagaAGAAAGTTCAGCTAAAATTGAAACCGCATGTAAACAAATGGAAAATGTTTGTACTCGCTTAAAAtcagaaaaagaagaattagAAATTATGTTAAGAGCCGAAAAAGAAACCGTTAAGTTTTTAAGGAAACAAATGGAGGAATGTGAAtatgaaaaa ACTGAAGctacaaatacaaaattaataacactTCAACAAGAACGAGATAGTTATCACTTACAagtaaaaagattaaaagctCAAATAGAATCTAATCAATCAAATTCAGCTCAAGAGTTAAAAGCTGTTGTACAAGAATTGcgtaaacaaaaaactttagCAGATGAACAAATAGCGcttttaaatcataatttaaCATTGACCACCATGGAAAAGGAAAAATTTGTTGCAATCCTTTCAGCTAGAGATAGGCAAATCAAGGAAATACGAGGCGAAATGTCGCAATTGCAAGAAGTCGTAAACGAGCAGTTGGCAGATCTCCAAAATTCACCTTCCTCCATAACTTCAAGCATCACGAATATTACAA atgattggatgaataaaaataaagatattacTCAAAATTCGGACACTACAGTTCAAGAACCACTAGCTCATCATATGTATAGAGAAAAAGTATTTAGAGAGTGTCCATCTGGTGATAGTACAATGGTTTTTAAAGAGAGAGAGCGAAAAGATGTTCATAAAaaa ATGGACCAACCGAATGAAATTCAAAGTAATATTCGAGATATGTTtgctgaaataaaaaaacaagcTCTTATGGTGACCACAAATCATGAGGACGAAGGTTTTCGGCAAGAACAACCCAGATGA
- the LOC111428834 gene encoding uncharacterized protein isoform X3, translated as MANIDRRNYFLSTLIESLIASTPNLTSGYATRLQQRKKQDVHGGKAQPMMAITRGERATSRPKSVIQQLQQSQQVSRPRTTNVRRPNEAFKSEPTTSSVVHKELSNSVNKREPWSKLLKNEGSYENVSSFTNFDPIRTLHFIAKELHSKLLDSLPNDKSIQQMVIDMQVALSRIPPEVASCVALHLDSPPVNMVQKETSTESLKYAPYVKEYDDIPIQVVKAPTFDKSCQTIRTNYIEADKFQKHLEESSAKIETACKQMENVCTRLKSEKEELEIMLRAEKETVKFLRKQMEECEYEKTEATNTKLITLQQERDSYHLQVKRLKAQIESNQSNSAQELKAVVQELRKQKTLADEQIALLNHNLTLTTMEKEKFVAILSARDRQIKEIRGEMSQLQEVVNEQLADLQNSPSSITSSITNITNDWMNKNKDITQNSDTTVQEPLAHHMYREKVFRECPSGDSTMVFKERERKDVHKKMDQPNEIQSNIRDMFAEIKKQALMVTTNHEDEGFRQEQPR; from the exons ATGGCAAATATTGATCggagaaattattttttaagtactCTAATTGAGAGTTTAATTGCTTCCACTCCAAATTTAACTTCCG GTTACGCCACGAGACTTCAACAACGCAAGAAACAAGACGTACATGGTGGTAAAGCGCAGCCCATGATGGCAATAACGAGGGGCGAACGAGCCACTTCTAGACCGAAATCAGTCATCCAGCAGTTGCAGCAATCACAACAAGTGTCGCGACCGAGAACTACCAACGTCCGTAGACCAAATGAGGCCTTCAAAAGTGAACCAACAACCAGTAGCGTAGTCCACAAAGAATT GTCGAATAGTGTAAATAAACGCGAACCGTGGAGTAAACTGTTGAAGAATGAGGGAAGTTATGAAAATGTTTCTTCTTTTACGAACTTTGACCCGATTCGGACGTTACATTTTATAGCTAAAGAGTTACATAGCAAGTTATTAGATAGTTTACCAA ACGATAAAAGCATTCAACAAATGGTAATAGACATGCAAGTAGCTTTAAGTAGAATTCCTCCAGAAGTAGCATCATGTGTAGCTCTACATTTAGACAGCCCACCTGTAAATATGGTACAAAAAGAAACATCCACAGAAAGCCTTAAATATGCACCTTACGTAAAAGAA tatgACGACATCCCAATACAAGTTGTAAAAGCACCAACGTTTGATAAAAGTTGTCAAACAATAAGAACAAATTACATAGAAGcagataaatttcaaaaacatttagaAGAAAGTTCAGCTAAAATTGAAACCGCATGTAAACAAATGGAAAATGTTTGTACTCGCTTAAAAtcagaaaaagaagaattagAAATTATGTTAAGAGCCGAAAAAGAAACCGTTAAGTTTTTAAGGAAACAAATGGAGGAATGTGAAtatgaaaaa ACTGAAGctacaaatacaaaattaataacactTCAACAAGAACGAGATAGTTATCACTTACAagtaaaaagattaaaagctCAAATAGAATCTAATCAATCAAATTCAGCTCAAGAGTTAAAAGCTGTTGTACAAGAATTGcgtaaacaaaaaactttagCAGATGAACAAATAGCGcttttaaatcataatttaaCATTGACCACCATGGAAAAGGAAAAATTTGTTGCAATCCTTTCAGCTAGAGATAGGCAAATCAAGGAAATACGAGGCGAAATGTCGCAATTGCAAGAAGTCGTAAACGAGCAGTTGGCAGATCTCCAAAATTCACCTTCCTCCATAACTTCAAGCATCACGAATATTACAA atgattggatgaataaaaataaagatattacTCAAAATTCGGACACTACAGTTCAAGAACCACTAGCTCATCATATGTATAGAGAAAAAGTATTTAGAGAGTGTCCATCTGGTGATAGTACAATGGTTTTTAAAGAGAGAGAGCGAAAAGATGTTCATAAAaaa ATGGACCAACCGAATGAAATTCAAAGTAATATTCGAGATATGTTtgctgaaataaaaaaacaagcTCTTATGGTGACCACAAATCATGAGGACGAAGGTTTTCGGCAAGAACAACCCAGATGA